Genomic DNA from Salvia miltiorrhiza cultivar Shanhuang (shh) chromosome 1, IMPLAD_Smil_shh, whole genome shotgun sequence:
acgactcctctggcgaggatgacctctctggcagatacacctcctctggcgaggatgacttctctggtttacaccatttccctactatgcacatatcactcctcatcaaagAGGAAGATGTTCAAACTAGCTAGAACccttatttaaaatgagaataaaGAACCATTCTAAGCCCTTTGATCTTGAAGATTTATGATGGATGCATGATTTTGGTAGATGAATTGTAGCACTTAGATCCGAAATCTGGAAGCggcaaaaattttctttttcacatatctaataaatttaacaataaatacattaattttataagaaaatatattaatctcATAAAAAGTTATAATTCTTACAATAACcacctcccatatatatataattgcttCAGCACTGCACCACACGCGTAGAATGCCTAAATGATGCATGTAATGTTGCCTAAACAAATTGGCAATCTATATGAGTTTGTTGCCCAATTATAGTCCCACAAAAATATACTAAAAGTTTATGGAAATCGATGTTGTATGACCTCACCTCAAGTAATTAAACGGATTTTTCATGATGGTGTATATCCACAAATGCACGTTCTCTTGTTTCACGGATCCCTGCTTTCTCACACTAACTCAATTTTATTCAATGCATGTGCTACGTCTTGGCCTTTAATTACACATTGCTTTTCTAGAAACTAATTCATTTCATTTCTCCTAGTTCGCGGGTTTTAGAATTTTACGCATTCGTCCCCACCAAACGGTGCgatctcctgtgtgtgaacagtgaggtcccgaaTTCGAACTCCattgctccccctccccaacccccgaatcaaaacaaaaaaaaaaaaaaaagaattttacgCATTCCACTTAATGCAATTATAAGGCGTGGAGATGAATTATATCAGATCAAAAAAAGCGTCTTCAATTTATTACTCGGCGAATGTTAAGAACGTTAATCTATGAGTATATACGTTGTCATGCATATTGATTTTCAATTACATTTTGacgtatatattaattaaatatgttatgtaaataattATTGTAGTGTTATTAATTGTTACGGATGACATGCATGTTTCATGTCTGCATTCACATTatctgaatatatatatatatatagggtatatatatatatatatatatatatatatatgttaaaagTTAATAGAGAAATGTATATgttaaaagaaaagagaaataaTCTCATTTATTAAATACTCCCCtcgttccattacaaatgtctcataatttttggacacggagattaagaaatatgtagaaagtggataaagtgggttggtggaaattatttaaatattaggtatatagagagagaatatattgccaagAAAAGAATGTGACATTGTAATGGGACATCCCATTATAAAAAATGGGATATTTATAATGAGACGAAGATAGTATATAACGGTAACATATATACATATCATGGGACATCTCTCTATACGGTATAACGAACTACTTTTTGACTTTGAGTGATGTCCAATTTATTAATCAAGCTGTAAATCTACTCCATGATACAATGTATTTTACCTTATTTTCCAATAATTGCTCACTTTATGTTTGTGtacaattcaaatcacaaatttgCGGGTACACAAAATCTAACTTCCTTGCTTTCTTCATGAAATTCGTTGGATATATTCCGTTCCAGTCACAACTTTTATATTaacgattaaaaaaaaaaaagacttgtACAACGTATACGTACGTTCTATCTACTAGTTTTAGAGATGAGTAAAGTTTTTTTCagggaaaaaaagaagaagcttgATAACCGATCAACTCTATAATATTGACGAGGTGCATATATGCATGTGTGCGTTACAATGATTAACCcttgtttattaatttatataaaattatttgtagTGGATTCCTATGTATTGATCAcagccatatatatatgtaattaaaaAACTCCTCTAAGTTCGTGCTATCAATGATTAGGTCACATGATTATGGGTTAACACCAAATCATGTCGATGGTTGAATTAAGTCGTTCTCAAATAAGAGATCCACGTGGCTGTAGTACTACCATGGAGCCAATAAACGAGCAAATTAAGCTTCCACGATCTTCCGACTTCATATGCCTAGTTTAAGATAAATTTTAGAATATCTAATCAACTTACTTTTTTTAACTGGCAAAtgtaattaattggctactatTCCTATATATAGAGTACAATGTTGGCTACACCCCACGACGTTCTCCTAAGTCACTCGATTATTATATACTTGTTCAGATTAAAAGAGTTGGTATATCAATATTCTATTTTGGTACAAACCACAATTAAGGTGAGTtatgttttataattatattaatatatcagATTACAATCCTCGTGGAATTGAACAGGCAAAGATCAAAATATTAAGGATAGATATATATATGCTTGAACCTTGAAAATGTTCATGAATTGATGAGTTCGAAATAAAActtatagtattttttatatattaggaATATAATTAAAGACAAGTTATATCCGTCTAGCTCCTCTAACATTAACATCTACAAGTGCACTTTGAATCAGAAATGAAGACTAATTAAAATAGTTAGAAATGgtgtaattaatttttataaaaaatttagtaTAGAGCagattatagttgaaaaataagtAGAGCAGATGATGACAACACTGCGCCATAAATCAAATGCGCCGCCAACTAGAAGCCGCGAAACTATCAGCCACAGGCTTCATATCTTACAACGAAAGTTTAGTTTCTAGTCGCgcgcatataatttttttttctaatatatTATATTCAATGTTCGTGTATAACCTAAGCCTTGTACTAATAAAACATAACAGATTTTCTTGGCCACTTATAAGCAGCTGCTCGGCTTGACAACTCCGTCTGCCGTGCCTCCGGCGTTGGCGCACGACGCCGTGGCCGGCTTATCTCTGAAGGTCAGGTTCACTTCATCCAATCTTATCCCACTGCACGGCCTCATTTCACTGCAATCGAATTTTACTGCAACTTGTGTCGCCGAGGTTCCATGTATATCTTCATATCTTACGTTGCTAATTTTTACACCCGAACCCTACAAATAGTCCCAAAAAAATGGTCTAAATGAAATTAACGCTAAAAATAGctttaaaaaaatgaagaattttAGGTTAAAATTAATGTGAATATACCTGGTGAGGACAATTTTGGTGGTTGGGGCAGTAATTTTGGTCGATAATAACGGGGTTTTGGACATTAACCATTACGAGATGCTGAAATAGAACGTCTCTCACGAATCCGTTGCTAGGCCTTGCCCATGTCTTCACTCTCACACCGTTTTCGGTTCCACTAAATGTAGCAGTTTTCACCGTCACATTTTGCACTCCGGCTTCCTTCATATCCCAACCTAGACTCCCAATGCTgccaaaataaaacaaattttGTCACTAATCGAATCAAGCTGCAGCGTCGAAGGCCTAATATTTACCCATGATCGTAAACATATGGATTTCTAGTTATACAAAAAGTAGATCAATATTAGAATGTACCTAATGCCGTGGCCGGGGCCGCAGGCGAGGTTCTCAATCCACAAGTTGGAGGCGCCGGGGCCGATGGAGACGCAGTCGTCGCCAGTGGCCACGTGTGAATTCATGATGGTAACGCCGGACGACTGCTGCACGTGAATGCCGTCGGTGTTGGGGCTGTTCCCCGGTGCCGACACTCTCACGTTCACCAGATTCGCATTCCGACATCCATCAACCAGTATGTGAAACATTTGGCTGTTTACCGAAACTAATCCGTTGATTCGTATGTTGTTCGAATTATAGAAGGCGAGTGACTGCAAccaacaaattttaaatttgaagaaaattagttacaaaaaaaaattacgatAAATGAAAAGGGTTTCAACGTAAATAAACTCACGGTAGCTCCTTTAGGGCAATTCTTGCCGGAGTTCTTGCAAGCCCACAAATTGGCGCCTTGGCCGTCGAGGGTTCCGCCGTAGATAGAAACTCCGGTGACCCTTTCGAACTTCAACCAGCTCCCATTTTTCCCAATCGCATTGTAATCAGAGGGAGCTACAAGGGTCCCATCAATGCGTATAGTTATGGCAGTGTTTTTACACAAACTGCCACTAAAATATGCGTTTCTTAAGAGGTACCTCCCCGGCGGCACGTATATGGTTGCCGGGGCCGTGGAGGCGCACGCCGCCCCCCAAGCACTTAGAAAGGCATTGGTGCAATCGGATTTTCCATTTGATTTCGCGCCGTAGGACTGCACGTTGTAGGTGGGATTATTGGCTGCAAGTACTGATATGTATGAAGAGTAGTAGTAAAAAAGTgacaaaatgagaatttggaaCATTCTTGATATGGCCATTTGTTGTGGtagtgtgtgtgtttttgtgGGTGATTTGAACTCGGATAAGGAACGTGGTATTTATAGGCTTCAACTTTGAGTAATCATAAGAAAAAAGGGGCTAGCTCCATACCTAAATTGGTCAAATCTACTTTTAATATTGTCCTATAACTAACAAAAATTGTTTTGTACGTGTTGGCCATATTGTATTGGGTAAAACAAATCACAAATGTAATAAAACTTCTCTAGCTTACTGGAGTTGCACAAGGAAATTAAGGAGCATTTATTTTGTATGATTGATACatggttaaatatttttatatttaagagTATGATTTCTCCAATTTCACACTTTCAATGAGATAAAAGTTAAGTAAAACTGAAGCACCAAAAGACTCTATCTTGAAAGAGGTCATTGGTTCAAGTCCCACCGAAAGCATAtggattatattttattaatttggtTTATTGGGTTGTATATTATTTACTTATAATAGCATGATTGTTGTTTGATTACTTTATCGATGTACATTTTACAACATAATATGTATTTTATAtctaaaaaaatcaaacaaaataaactAACTTAAATAATAGAATAATCAAGGGCATTAGGATATTTCAAAGTTTCAATCTATATAccaatataaaatttattttgggtACAAAATATAGATTACCTATTATATCCctattacatatttaattttaaagataattatgtaaattatatttgtatGTTTAGAAGAACATATAAAATCATTAAACTACTATGAAAATCTATTATAATTACATTACCTTATCTAGAatctaatttatataaatatatatatatagaactcTTTTTAGAAtcttaaaaagataaaaatatccTATAAAATCTAACTACTTAATTAGGTAGATAAATGGGAAAAAAAAATCGGACATAaggattttattaatttagagatataatatatcgataaattaataatattttatttattgagtgtttcttaattttaaaaattataattttaaatcaagttataatgtgtaaaaataaattagagataatatttaaattaaataaatacatgtaTCTATCAATTTATTGTGGCTGATATTACTGAATATCGTAATTATGATCAAGCTAAAGATTATTCAACAATAGGTTCATATTTTAACAACTTACCATaatattcataaattttatattctaataattattaattaaattaacaccCCAAGATCTATATATTTAAAAAGGggtattataaaaaaattaatattttattattatatgacCTAAGTCAGGACCAAagaaatttattagtttatagaatttattaatttgtttgaatattattttaaagaggttTTACTATAATTATAGAACCAAATAGATAAAATTgctaattcaaaatttaaatataataatataatatatatatagggggccgctccaatgagactccctaattttagtgagatctagggcacgatctggtgcgtttattttatcaatcctatggctgatattgtatctggagggtgattttttttcgcagggttcgaatcctggagggaacagaatattttaaattttgttattcatcggtatatactgcattgttcatcagtatatacggccctgttcatcagtatatatgtcttattcattacgaattttttaaattttatttttcatcagtatatacatcttgtcattagatatacgttttgttcattagtattatatgtcttattcattgtcctagtgtttcacgaaaaatatggggtctcactggagcgcgcccctatatatatatatatatagtggaagGATCAAGTGTAAACTCTATCTTACGGTGAAAACTAGATCCTgtgaacaaacacataaaatacgtgAACAAAAGATAGTCAAGTCGTGAACAAttgtaatacataaaatacatgaacaaagatggttgaatcttGTATACACGTGAACATTTAGTTGTTCGCGATTTGACTATCTCTTGTTcacgtattttatatgtttgttCATAGGATCTAGTTTTAACCGTAAGATAGAGTTTACACTTGAAccaaaccctatatatatatatatatatatatatatatatatatatatatatttatacttttATCTATTAAAATACATTGGTTATGTGTACAATATATGTTCTTTCTATAAGTTCACAATCTTACTATTTGTATCTATTAAGACTGATCATTTAAAGTTAACTCCTTAGTGAATTAGCAAACTTTtggttttatattattttaatcgGCATTCCTTTATATTTTCTaggatttattttaaaagttttttgtttctttaatttttttttatcaaattaagATCGAAGACAAGAATAACCTTAATTTTCTCCCTACAATGAAAGAattgattttagttttttaCATTCTTACAATGGATGGGTTTTGTGGTTAACTTTATTAGATTGCGTCGATTCCGTCGAACG
This window encodes:
- the LOC130996244 gene encoding polygalacturonase-like — its product is MAISRMFQILILSLFYYYSSYISVLAANNPTYNVQSYGAKSNGKSDCTNAFLSAWGAACASTAPATIYVPPGRYLLRNAYFSGSLCKNTAITIRIDGTLVAPSDYNAIGKNGSWLKFERVTGVSIYGGTLDGQGANLWACKNSGKNCPKGATSLAFYNSNNIRINGLVSVNSQMFHILVDGCRNANLVNVRVSAPGNSPNTDGIHVQQSSGVTIMNSHVATGDDCVSIGPGASNLWIENLACGPGHGISIGSLGWDMKEAGVQNVTVKTATFSGTENGVRVKTWARPSNGFVRDVLFQHLVMVNVQNPVIIDQNYCPNHQNCPHQGSGVKISNVRYEDIHGTSATQVAVKFDCSEMRPCSGIRLDEVNLTFRDKPATASCANAGGTADGVVKPSSCL